One Fusarium poae strain DAOMC 252244 chromosome 4, whole genome shotgun sequence DNA window includes the following coding sequences:
- a CDS encoding hypothetical protein (BUSCO:10181at5125), translating to MRYLLRTGAVRAPLIPLSISARSLSTTPRLERQPAKGKSKPKKFLGRKPGGSRGGLLSQGQDPASRLRLDLGKKGDGRHGMFRSTVLMRFEKVIENISNTTVSIAGVGADEFHRQAHEFMNVIDGAFDLAEQNVTDRAKNPLFWNFRDAFLHRDIKGLTSELQYSFQSFLMNQKFSKGLEESHKRLLDFRFPYEWFPATRAMQRKIHVHVGPTNSGKTYRALKALESSKRGVYAGPLRLLANEVYQRLIAKGLPCALLTGEEVRVPSDTDTYFTSCTVEMVPVNEQFDVAVIDEIQMIADEDRGQGWATALLGVQAKEVHLCGEERTVKLIENICASIGDECIVHRYERLSPLEAMDNSLNGDYGKLEKGDAVVAFSRMNLHALKRTIEKKTGRRCAIIYGSLPPEVRVQQAALFNDPDNDYDFIVASDAIGMGLNLEIRRVILETVAKYDGSQNRMLSYPELKQIGGRAGRYKTARNATEGTSDEVTEIRKVGYVTTMDGPDLKVVHQAFQANVDDIEYAYITPPAAIVERFSTYFPKETPLSFILMRIRELASVSRTFRLHVPAEKLQVADIIQDIPLTIYDRLTFTNLPIAARAQNAVPVLRALANIVAKNGSGELLDIKEIPIENLDIDLKTFKGNSMDYLHRLESLHQAINQYIWLSYRFSGMFRDQSLAFHVRSLVEEKLINTLERLDFTESHLHSFRRKVRQEAQKRIQAQEGLGDVGDKGADESESDDTPIGDLDMRAGPAPTSG from the exons ATGAGGTATTTGCTCCGGACAGGAGCTGTGCGAGCTCCTCTTATTCCTTTGTCCATTTCAGCGAGGTCGCTTTCTACCACACCTCGACTTGAGAGACAACCGGCAAAAGGCAAATCTAAGCCAAAGAAATTCCTAGGAAGAAAACCAGGTGGTTCAAGAGGTGGCTTG TTAAGCCAGGGCCAAGATCCAGCATCAAGACTAAGACTTGACCTTGGTAAAAAAGGTGATGGTCGCCATGGCATGTTCCGATCAACTGTCCTCATGAGGTTCGAAAAAGTGATCGAAAACATTAGCAACACGACTGTGTCTATTGCGGGTGTCGGAGCGGATGAGTTTCATCGACAGGCTCATGAGTTCATGAACGTGATTGATGGAGCTTTCGATCTGGCTGAGCAAAATGTTACCGACCGCGCCAAAAATCCTCTATTCTGGAACTTCCGTGATGCATTTCTTCACAGAGATATTAAAGGTCTCACCAGCGAACTCCAGTACTCCTTCCAGTCATTCCTTATGAATCAGAAATTCTCAAAGGGTCTGGAGGAAAGTCACAAACGATTACTGGACTTTCGATTTCCTTACGAATGGTTCCCTGCTACCAGAGCGATGCAGCGAAAAATCCATGTCCACGTTGGACCGACAAATTCCGGCAAGACGTACAGAGCGCTTAAAGCTCTGGAGAGTTCAAAGCGAGGTGTCTACGCTGGACCCTTGCGTCTGTTGGCGAACGAGGTCTATCAGCGTCTGATAGCCAAGGGACTGCCATGCGCGCTGCTAACGGGAGAGGAAGTGCGGGTACCCTCAGATACGGATACGTACTTTACGAGCTGCACAGTCGAGATGGTTCCTGTCAATGAACAATTCGATGTAGCTGTCATTGATGAGATCCAAATGATAGCAGATGAAGACAGAGGACAAGGCTGGGCGACAGCTTTGTTGGGTGTTCAGGCCAAGGAGGTCCATCTTTGTGGTGAGGAGCGAACTGTCAAGCTGATTGAGAACATCTGCGCATCTATCGGCGATGAGTGTATCGTGCATCGATACGAACGTCTAAGCCCTCTAGAGGCCATGGACAATTCTCTCAACGGCGATTACGGCAAGCTCGAAAAGGGTGACGCTGTTGTTGCCTTTAGTCGCATGAACCTCCACGCCCTGAAGCGAACGATTGAGAAAAAGACAGGACGTCGATGCGCCATCATTTACGGATCTTTGCCCCCCGAGGTGCGCGTTCAGCAGGCAGCTCTCTTCAACGACCCCGATAACGATTACGACTTTATTGTGGCCAGTGACGCTATTGGTATGGGTCTGAACCTGGAGATTCGACGAGTTATTCTTGAGACAGTTGCCAAGTACGATGGTAGCCAGAACAGAATGCTCTCGTATCCTGAGTTGAAGCAGATTGGTGGTCGAGCAGGCAGATACAAGACTGCTCGAAATGCTACTGAAGGAACGAGCGACGAAGTCACGGAGATACGCAAGGTTGGCTATGTCACTACGATGGATGGGCCAGATCTCAAGGTGGTTCATCAGGCCTTCCAAGCTAATGTCGATGATATCGAGTATGCCTACATCACGCCCCCCGCTGCTATTGTCGAGCGTTTCTCAACATACTTCCCAAAGGAGACACCCCTATCGTTCATTCTTATGCGCATTCGAGAGTTGGCATCTGTGAGCAGGACATTCAGACTTCATGTGCCTGCTGAAAAGCTCCAGGTTGCCGACATCATTCAGGATATCCCCTTGACTATCTACGATCGACTCACCTTTACTAACCTGCCCATTGCCGCACGCGCTCAGAATGCAGTACCGGTTCTTCGTGCACTCGCCAACATTGTTGCCAAAAACGGCAGCGGAGAACTTCTCGACATCAAGGAAATTCCCATCGAGAATCTGGACATTGACTTGAAGACCTTTAAGGGGAATTCCATGGATTATCTCCACAGACTTGAATCTCTCCACCAGGCCATCAACCAGTACATCTGGCTATCATACCGTTTCAGCGGCATGTTCCGAGACCAATCTTTGGCATTCCACGTCCGATCGCTCGTCGAGGAGAAGCTGATCAATACGCTGGAGAGACTCGACTTTACAGAGAGTCATCTGCACAGCTTCCGACGCAAGGTCAGACAGGAAGCTCAGAAGAGGATTCAAGCGCAGGAGGGGTTGGGAGATGTTGGTGACAAGGGCGCAGACGAATCTGAGTCTGACGACACGCCGATTGGTGACTTGGACATGAGAGCAGGACCTGCTCCAACGTCTGGATGA
- a CDS encoding hypothetical protein (TransMembrane:10 (i243-264o270-288i520-542o568-588i1265-1283o1298-1318i1348-1367o1379-1398i1410-1429o1455-1475i)~BUSCO:1393at5125) codes for MAPYPSDNNGRRPLQPGNNDDDDVARDLAALDERYPRTSTNFSRPRNTRRSYTDPNNDRPPRRSSADDTDLRSASRSRSRRPDDGTRRRASGPYELHPIPSRTELSTDLSGPPDYGDRTDISPVDKTGNVAFNVNSSGEKSSVRADIKKYLRQRREKKIGPSAKPTWKERTRKQLGEFHQKVIVETILRQKPLQPLPDGRHVPLNPTHRNADGLIDERAGKPYISNFIRSSRYTIYDFFPKQLIFQFSKLGNFYFLVVGTIQMIPGLSTVGRWTTIAPLGVFVAFSMAKEGYDDYRRYKLDRLENRSEAWILTDRAAATEKGRVRHAEKMKRRKEKESRSGEEHMLDDLETGGTGAKKVGTDGDWTSVQWQHVRVGDVIRLRRDDAVPADIVLLHATGPNGIAYIDTMALDGETNLKSKQACPLLAERCNTMEGLRATQATVISENPNLDLYSYDGRVTVDGETLPLSMNNVVYRGSTLRNTAEAIGIIVNTGEECKIRMNANKNVQAKKPAMQSVINRMIMVQIFIVLMLTMGLTIGYYLWRDRTEDFAWYIVRRGLWSAQIPFKEIFFGFIIMFNTLIPLSLYISLEIIKLGQLYLLQDNDMYDPISDTPMVANTTTILENLGQVSYVFSDKTGTLTENIMRFRKLSVAGVACLHDMDVQRDQEEKRKRIEETERPKKGKSKMKDLSATRSAVPTITVDGQYDDAAGLSRPQPTRTISASHWQSSVNTAQNTDMKTEDLLDYIQRKPNTPFSRKAKHFLLCIALCHTCLPEKTDNGDIDFQAASPDELALVEAARDLGFLVIDRPAQAIKLETRDTDGSLHTESYQVLDVIEFSSKRKRMSIIIRMPDGRICVFCKGADNVIMQRLKLSNLAEEKARDIGRRTSQRRLSRQDQALRRMSTQQSISPYGSPYGSPRNSFGFSRAESSSNRDGLRLSLGRRSTDLKRLSQQLARSPRASTDMMSPISPRQSLGRMPSFDDADSKIDESLASNEGAIFEKCFQHVDDFASEGLRTLLYAYRYIDEDSYAQWKAKYREAETSLVDRQERIEAAGELIEQKFELAGATAIEDKLQEGVPDTIDKLRRANIKVWMLTGDKRETAINIGHSARVCKPWSEVYVLDATLGELKETITMTLNDVSRGMVPHSVVVVDGQTLAKIDEDDELSLLFYDLVVRVDSVICCRASPSQKTNLVRSIRRYVPKSMTLAIGDGANDIGMIQASHVGIGISGREGLQAARISDYSIAQFRFLQKLLFVHGRWNYMRTGKYVLATFWKEILFFIVQAHYQRYTGYTGTSLYESWSLTVFNSAFTSLPVILLGIFEKDLRAETLMKVPELYTFGQLNLGFRFSQYFAWMVMGVAGSFIIWYFTWCVYDKTFYDEDTSIFAMGMVSFTVAVVFINIKLLILEVHTKTIITFGGCLVSVAGWFLWMLALSGIKPTSFGPYIVRNAFIDNFGCTLQWWTIVLLELITLIVIELVVQAVRRVYFPSDQDLMQRIEKDDNVDKVFGDGKDAEEGDAEAEERALPEAAPESDRVRERRAGRASHDDYQPEFLPTAEEERENPMEQWRR; via the exons ATGGCTCCCTACCCCAGCGACAATAACGGACGACGCCCGCTACAGCCCGGAAAtaacgatgatgacgacgtaGCTCGTGATCTTGCTGCCCTTGATGAACGATACCCACGAACATCGACCAATTTCTCTCGACCGCGAAATACACGACGCTCTTACACGGATCCTAACAATGATCGCCCACCGCGTCGATCTTCTGCCGATGACACCGATTTGAGATCTGCTTCAAGGTCTCGGTCTCGACGACCCGATGATGGCACACGTCGACGGGCAAGCGGGCCATACGAATTGCACCCAATTCCCTCAAGAACCGAATTATCCACTGACCTTTCGGGTCCTCCCGATTATGGCGACCGAACCGATATTTCGCCTGTCGACAAGACTGGCAATGTCGCATTCAATGTCAATTCTTCTGGTGAAAAGTCTTCGGTGCGAGCCGACATCAAAAAGTACCTTCGTCAAAGGCGCGAGAAAAAGATTGGACCAAGCGCAAAGCCGACATGGAAAGAACGCACGCGCAAACAACTCGGAGAATTCCACCAAAAGGTGATTGTCGAAACGATACTTCGCCAAAAACCTCTTCAGCCTCTACCTGACGGTCGTCATGTACCTCTCAACCCAACACATCGGAACGCTGATGGTCTTATCGATGAGCGCGCAGGGAAGCCTTATATCAGTAACTTTATCCGGTCGAGCCGTTACACCATCTATGATTTCTTCCCTAAACAGCTCATATTTCAGTTCAGCAAACTTGGAAACTTTTATTTCCTTGTTGTGGGAACGATCCAGATGATTCCTGGTCTAAGTACAGTCGGACGGTGGACTACCATTGCGCCTCTGGGTGTATTTGTCGCATTCAGTATGGCCAAGGAAGGTTATGATGATTATAGGCGTTACAAGCTTGATCGTCTGGAGAACCGCAGCGAGGCTTGGATTTTGACGGATCGAGCCGCAGCCACTGAAAAGGGTCGCGTACGTCATGCTGAGAaaatgaagaggaggaaggaaaaggaatcAAGAAGTGGTGAAGAACACATGCTCGATGATCTTGAAACGGGAGGTACAGGCGCAAAAAAGGTCGGAACTGATGGAGACTGGACCTCAGTTCAATGGCAACACGTTCGCGTGGGCGATGTTATCAGGTTGCGCCGTGACGATGCCGTCCCGGCTGACATTGTGCTTTTGCACGCCACAGGTCCCAATGGTATCGCATACATTGATACAATGGCTCTCGATGGTGAGACGAACCTCAAGAGCAAGCAAGCATGTCCTTTACTTGCTGAACGGTGCAACACCATGGAGGGACTGCGAGCAACACAAGCTACTGTCATCTCCGAAAACCCCAACCTGGACCTTTACAGCTATGATGGGCGCGTAACGGTTGATGGCGAAACTCTACCCCTCTCCATGAACAATGTTGTCTATCGAGGCTCTACTCTTCGCAATACAGCCGAAGCGATTGGCATTATCGTCAATACCGGCGAGGAGTGCAAGATTCGCATGAACGCAAACAAGAATGTGCAGGCCAAAAAACCTGCTATGCAATCAGTCATTAATAGGATGATCATGGTGCAGATTTTTATTGTCCTCATGCTCACCATGGGTTTGACTATCGGTTACTACCTGTGGCGAGATCGCACTGAAGACTTTGCTTGGTACATCGTCCGCCGCGGCTTGTGGAGTGCCCAGATTCCATTTAAGGAAATTTTCTTTggcttcatcatcatgttTAACACACTGATCCCGTTGTCGTTGTACATCAGTCTTGAAATTATCAAGCTGGGTCAACTCTATCTTTTACAGGATAATGATATGTATGACCCAATATCTGATACGCCCATGGTGGCCAACACGACCACCATTCTCGAAAACCTGGGTCAGGTTAGCTACGTCTTTTCTGACAAGACAGGAACGCTCACAGAAAACATCATGCGCTTCCGCAAGTTGTCGGTAGCTGGCGTTGCTTGTCTGCATGATATGGACGTGCAAAGAGACCAAGAGGAGAAGCGCAAACGGATAGAAGAGACGGAGCGACCAAAGAAAGGAAAGTCAAAGATGAAGGACCTGTCAGCGACTAGAAGCGCGGTGCCTACCATAACTGTCGACGGACAGTATGACGATGCTGCTGGACTCTCAAGGCCACAACCTACAAGAACCATATCAGCAAGCCATTGGCAATCGAGTGTCAACACTGCTCAAAATACCGACATGAAAACTGAGGATTTACTCGACTATATCCAGAGAAAACCTAACACTCCATTCTCTCGAAAAGCCAAACACTTTCTTCTATGTATTGCGCTCTGCCATACCTGTCTTCCTGAAAAGACTGACAATGGCGACATCGATTTCCAAGCTGCCTCACCCGATGAGCTTGCTCTTGTGGAAGCTGCTAGAGATCTGGGATTCTTGGTCATTGACCGACCCGCACAAGCTATCAAGCTGGAAACTCGGGACACAGATGGCTCCCTCCATACTGAATCCTATCAGGTACTGGACGTGATCGAGTTCAGCAgtaagagaaaaagaatgtCGATCATCATCCGCATGCCTGATGGACGTATATGTGTCTTTTGCAAAGGAGCCGACAATGTCATCATGCAGCGTTTGAAGCTGAGCAACCTTGCCGAGGAAAAGGCAAGGGATATCGGTCGTCGTACCAGTCAGCGAAGGCTTTCTAGACAAGATCAAGCTCTACGACGAATGAGCACACAGCAAAGTATCAGCCCTTATGGAAGCCCCTACGGTAGCCCTCGCAACAGTTTTGGTTTCTCAAGGGCAGAGTCATCATCCAACCGTGATGGGCTAAGACTAAGCTTGGGACGTCGTTCCACCGATCTTAAGCGCTTGTCTCAGCAGCTTGCTCGCTCACCTCGCGCTTCTACAGACATGATGAGTCCGATAAGTCCCAGACAGAGTCTTGGTCGCATGCCATCATTTGACGATGCCGACAGCAAGATTGATGAGTCACTGGCGTCGAACGAAGGTGCCATTTTCGAGAAGTGCTTTCAACACGTGGACGATTTCGCCAGCGAAGGTCTTCGTACTCTTTTGTATGCGTATCGTTACATTGACGAGGATTCCTATGCTCAATGGAAGGCCAAGTACAGAGAAGCCGAGACTAGCTTGGTCGACCGTCAAGAGAGGATTGAAGCTGCTGGAGAGCTCATTGAACAAAAGTTTGAGCTAGCTGGTGCAACCGCAATCGAAGACAAGCTGCAGGAGGGAGTCCCGGACACCATCGACAAGCTACGCCGAGCCAACATCAAAGTATGGATGCTCACGGGCGACAAACGAGAGACAGCTATCAACATTGGTCATTCTGCTCGTGTATGCAAGCCATGGTCAGAGGTTTATGTCTTGGACGCGACTCTGGGTGAATTGAAGGAGACCATCACCATGACTCTGAATGATGTTAGTCGAGGCATGGTTCCGCACTCTGTGGTTGTTGTGGATGGTCAAACACTTGCCAAGAttgacgaagatgacgagctgtctcttctcttttatGACCTTGTCGTGCGTGTTGACTCTGTCATCTGCTGTCGAGCTTCGCCCTCGCAAAAGACAAACCTGGTCCGTTCGATCAGAAGATATGTGCCAAAGAGTATGACTCTGGCAATCGGCGACGGCGCGAACGATATCGGTATGATTCAAGCCTCCCATGTTGGCATCGGTATCTCTGGTCGCGAAGGCTTGCAAGCTGCTCGAATCTCAGACTACTCAATCGCGCAGTTCCGGTTCTTGCAGAAACTTCTCTTTGTCCACGGCCGATGGAATTACATGAGGACGGGTAAATATGTGCTCGCTACATTTTGGAAGGAAATATTGTTCTTCATTGTGCAAGCTCACTACCAGCGCTATACGGGTTACACTGGAACGTCGCTCTACGAGTCATGGAGTTTGACTGTGTTCAATAGTGCTTTCACATCACTCCCTGTTATCCTTCTCGGTATTTTCGAGAAGGATTTACGGGCCGAGACTCTGATGAAGGTACCTGAGCTGTACACGTTTGGTCAGCTCAATCTTGGTTTCCGATTCTCTCAGTACTTTGCGTGGATGGTCATGGGTGTTGCGGGCAGCTTCATTATCTGGTACTTCACATGGTGCGTCTACGATAAGACTTTCTATGACGAAGACACTAGTATTTTCGCCATGGGTATGGTCAGTTTCACTGTTGCTGTCGttttcatcaacatcaaactCTT AATTCTTGAAGTCCATACAAAGACAATAATTACCTTTGGCGGTTGTCTGGTATCTGTTGCTGGTTGGTTCTTGTGGATGTTGGCTCTTTCCGGTATTAAGCCCACTAGCTTTGGGCCTTATATTGTCCGAAATGCTTTCATTGACAATTTTGGTTGTACACTTCAATGGTGGACAATTGTGTTGCTGGAGCTTATCACACTCATTGTTATCGAACTGGTAGTCCAGGCCGTTCGACGAGTTTATTTCCCCTCAGATCAAGATCTGATGCAACGCATCGAAAAAGATGACAATGTGGACAAGGTGTTTGGTGATGGCAAAGACGCTGAAGAAGGCGACGCCGAGGCAGAAGAGAGGGCTCTCCCAGAAGCAGCTCCCGAGAGCGATAGAGTACGCGAGAGAAGAGCAGGCCGGGCGAGCCACGACGATTATCAGCCGGAATTCTTGCCTACGgcagaggaagagagggagaaTCCGATGGAACAATGGCGGCGTTGA
- a CDS encoding hypothetical protein (TransMembrane:1 (i213-232o)~BUSCO:48290at5125), giving the protein MASSSTPSTPLLYSCIAHNTTILSECTTSASSQTSSLASLILPKIEHTNPQKLTYTHGQHQIHYVAESPSEHRDYPSAGGLTFLVIADSSLGRRVPFGFLFEIRKRFLQQFPESSDFSDMPNYGAASFNSELKSLMVDYGTTTGGRDDAIGNAKREIDDVRGIMTKNIESLLERGERLDLLVDKTDRLGGSAHEFRVRSRGLKRKMWWKNVKLMGLLGLVIFLIIMAIVIAVKNGS; this is encoded by the exons ATGGCGTCATCATCAACTCCATCAACTCCCCTTCTCTA CTCATGCATCGCCCACAACACTACCATCCTCTCAGAATGCACAACTTCAGCTTCGTCGCAGACTTCATCTCTCGCCTCTCTCATCCTTCCTAAAATAGAACACACAAACCCTCAAAAGCTCACCTACACCCATGGCCAGCACCAGATCCACTACGTCGCCGAGTCTCCATCCGAGCACCGAGACTACCCATCCGCCGGCGGTCTCACGTTCCTCGTCATCGCCGACTCGTCGCTCGGCCGTCGCGTCCCTTTCGGCTTCCTCTTCGAGATCCGCAAGCGCTTCCTTCAGCAGTTCCCCGAGAGTAGCGATTTCTCCGACATGCCCAACTACGGCGCTGCCTCGTTCAACTCGGAGCTCAAGTCCCTCATGGTAGACTACGGTACCACGACCGGCGGCCGCGACGACGCCATCGGAAACGCCAAGCGAGAGATTGACGACGTTAGGGGAATAATGACAAAGAACATTGAGAGTTTGCTCGAGCGCGGCGAGCGCCTTGACTTGCTGGTCGACAAGACCGATCGCTTGGGCGGTAGCGCGCACGAGTTTCGCGTGCGCAGTCGCGGTCTGAAGCGTAAGATGTGGTGGAAGAATGTCAAACTGATGGGACTGCTGGGTCTTGTGATATTCCTCATTATCATGGCGATTGTCATTGCGGTCAAGAATGGATCCtaa
- the TRF2 gene encoding Transcription elongation factor SPT4 (BUSCO:13138at5125), which yields MATEMDQSMALGSVQEVTTPTTSSPSIPTPVSAGMKRESPSPSANGGNSASRRPPRKSTLTQQQKNQKRQRATQDQLTTLEMEFNNNPTPTATVRERIADEINMTERSVQIWFQNRRAKIKLLAKKSLETGEDIDSIPESMRAYLAMQAMESGKGLGGSYLGRTGLVPFGHGNMMLGGDQGGQGKVLIHHLTCRSLSIGKWTRVGQNTMDLIIFYSPDKCTMTYYINNEQAGYKIEYPFSSIKNIFLENGEGDPTKLGGIVIELNRPPNFFMDSSPTTNGFFQCGDFTEDLQATQCLVHHLGGNPKVLSGQLAKLVSLESFMNRHNPNPYNDPHALSVSAPVSPTARPSSQPSFNPHHVGMFQEQQWGIHQMHSGMRAGPGHKRQRSRSVPGPVDFAMFQNQPMPSFYIQPPGEMAPPPPQHNPHIYAPVPQPPSNMAPNLRIDTQAGFGLDMRQYPMSATTASPAEFPPSPGFFPPGPEVPQSNYNTPYGNGFLSPMANGEGIPTSVSPISFNGGEPSILEQSPPMSMMGRPGSTDMYPVNDGSCAVSEDGTGLNEMYSKHTINMPMHTPSPGYVQHHQQADLDMEQLVQFDAVDPSSLSPEAMPHAQGN from the exons ATGGCCACGGAAATGGATCAATCCATGGCTCTGGGCAGTGTCCAAGAGGTCACCACACCCACAACATCCTCACCATCCATTCCTACTCCTGTCTCAGCCGGCATGAAGAGGGAGTCGCCCTCCCCCTCTGCCAACGGTGGCAACTCTGCTTCACGACGACCCCCTCGCAAGAGCACTCTCACTCAACAGCAAAAGAACCAGAAGCGACAGCGTGCTACTCAAGATCAGCTGACAACTCTGGAGATGGAATTCAACAACAACCCCACACCCACCGCTACTGTTCGTGAGAGAATTGCTGATGAAATCAACATGACCGAGAGGTCTGTTCAGATTTGGTTCCAGAACCG ACGTGCCAAGATCAAGTTGTTGGCCAAGAAGAGCCTGGAGACCGGTGAAGATATTGACTCAATTCCTGAATCGATGCGAGCTTATCTTGCCATGCAGGCTATGGAGTCTGGTAAGGGTCTTGGTGGAAGTTATCTTGGCCGCACTGGACTGGTGCCTTTTGGTCACGGTAACATGATGCTCGGCGGCGACCAAGGAGGTCAGGGCAAAGTTT TGATTCATCATCTCACTTGCCGATCTCTCAGCATCGGAAAATGGACTCGAGTTGGACAGAACACGATggatctcatcatcttctaCTCGCCTGACAAGTGCACCATGACCTACTACATCAACAACGAACAGGCTGGCTACAAGATCGAGTATCCGTTCTCATCCATCAAGAACATCTTCCTCGAGAATGGCGAAGGAGACCCAACCAAGCTCGGCGGAATTGTCATTGAGTTGAACAGGCCCCCGAACTTTTTCATGGACTCATCGCCTACTACCAACGGATTCTTTCAGTGTGGTGACTTTACTGAAGATCTCCAGGCTACCCAGTGCCTGGTTCACCATCTCGGTGGTAACCCCAAGGTTCTCAGTGGTCAACTCGCCAAGCTCGTCTCGCTCGAGTCTTTCATGAACCGCCACAACCCCAATCCCTACAACGACCCCCACGCCCTTTCCGTGTCGGCCCCTGTCTCACCGACTGCTCGACCTTCTTCGCAGCCCAGCTTCAACCCTCACCATGTCGGCATGTTCCAAGAGCAACAGTGGGGCATCCATCAGATGCACTCTGGCATGCGTGCTGGTCCTGGCCACAAGCGCCAGCGTAGTCGCTCAGTTCCTGGCCCTGTTGACTTTGCCATGTTCCAGAACCAGCCCATGCCCTCTTTCTACATCCAGCCTCCCGGTGAGAtggctcctcctcctcctcagcacAACCCTCACATCTACGCTCCTGTGCCTCAACCTCCCAGCAACATGGCACCCAACTTGCGCATCGACACTCAGGCAGGCTTTGGTTTGGATATGCGCCAATATCCCATGTCAGCCACCACTGCTTCCCCTGCGGAGTTTCCTCCTAGCCCAGGATTCTTCCCTCCTGGCCCCGAGGTGCCTCAGTCTAACTACAACACACCCTACGGCAATGGATTCCTCTCGCCCATGGCCAACGGTGAGGGCATTCCTACATCTGTGTCTCCTATCTCTTTCAACGGTGGTGAGCCTTCTATCCTGGAGCAGTCACCTCCCATGTCGATGATGGGACGCCCTGGTTCAACTGACATGTATCCTGTCAACGATGGATCATGCGCCGTCTCGGAGGACGGAACTGGCCTGAACGAGATGTATTCCAAGCACACCATCAACATGCCTATGCACACGCCTTCTCCTGGATAtgttcaacatcatcaacaggCTGATCTCGACATGGAACAGCTTGTGCAGTTCGACGCAGTTGACCCTTCAAGCCTATCCCCTGAGGCAATGCCCCATGCTCAAGGAAACTGA
- a CDS encoding hypothetical protein (BUSCO:55945at5125), whose product MEDEIGNPPSMVGNTMPSAPYSHRPPSPPFIHIPSTGHCGNLVTPNLVPSFENVDPAQLTAEDVLIITRNMKQTATDRTFDWSYEKRREAQELTDFLYLGPNRVARDHDWLRRTGITMILVARDVRMGNTKLNSVEKAAEALGITLQYVSIGGCAELISTFSHAVRTINDHLLSIYHRQAQQINKDGSMTIDSSNFTRGKVLFTCETGNDRSAVLAAAYIMAVFGKDMVTVLQFIGISRFCCTFDEDMKRKLQSWEDLTRARAQVANTPQNVPHAKRQIDDYYHDDESDPNEMSMDVDRDRFEGRGTFAPFVDM is encoded by the coding sequence ATGGAGGATGAGATTGGTAACCCCCCATCCATGGTCGGCAATACCATGCCTTCTGCACCTTATTCTCATCGACCACCCAGTCCGCCTTTTATTCACATTCCTTCTACCGGACACTGCGGGAACCTCGTTACTCCAAACCTGGTGCCTTCTTTCGAAAACGTTGACCCGGCTCAGTTGACGGCCGAAGATGTTCTAATCATCACTCGCAACATGAAGCAGACCGCGACCGACCGCACTTTCGACTGGTCTTACGAAAAGCGTCGCGAGGCCCAGGAGCTGACTGATTTTTTGTATCTTGGCCCCAACCGCGTCGCGAGGGATCATGATTGGCTTCGTCGCACCGGCATCACCATGATTTTGGTGGCCAGGGACGTTCGCATGGGGAacaccaagctcaacagtGTCGAGAAGGCGGCCGAAGCTCTTGGCATCACCTTGCAATATGTCAGTATCGGTGGCTGCGCGGAACTCATTTCAACATTTTCACACGCCGTTCGCACGATTAACGACCATCTTCTTTCAATTTATCATCGTCAGGCCCAACAGATCAACAAAGATGGTTCCATGACAATCGATAGCAGCAATTTCACCCGCGGCAAGGTACTGTTCACCTGCGAAACCGGCAATGACCGCTCAGCAGTTCTCGCGGCGGCGTACATCATGGCAGTTTTCGGAAAGGACATGGTCACTGTTCTTCAATTCATTGGCATTTCACGATTCTGTTGCACTTTTGATGAGGATATGAAACGCAAGCTCCAGAGCTGGGAGGATCTTACCCGCGCACGTGCCCAGGTGGCCAACACGCCTCAGAACGTGCCACATGCGAAGCGACAGATTGACGATTACTATCACGACGATGAATCCGATCCGAATGAAATGAGTATGGATGTAGATCGGGATAGGTTTGAGGGGCGCGGAACTTTTGCTCCCTTTGTCGATAtgtga